TTTGGGAAGCGGCGGCACCATCATGTTCTGGTTCAAAAGTTTCGTCAAATGGGAAAAAGCTGATAATCAGAAACTTTTCGACTGTTCAACGACCCACGGACACAAATATTATTATTTGTATTTGCATAAAGGCAGATTGAAATTTGCTTTTGAAGACTCTGCTGATGATGATTTTACTTACGAAACTTCGAACAAACTGACCTACGGTGCATGGAGTTGGCACCATATCGCACTGACATTCGATCAACACTCCCATCAAATCAAAATCTATGTCGACGGCAGCTTGATAGCGGGTAGTTTGAACAAATCCTGGACGACGGACATCGCAGACGTGGGACCTCTTTATATCGGCGGCAATTCATCAACCTATGCCAAGAAAAAATCTGCCAACGGCGCTTTCGACGAATTCAAAGTTTTTGATAGTGTACTCGACGCCGCCACCATCCAGGATATATATCAAAACGAAGACAGTGGCAAAAATTTCAACGGCAGCGAAAGAGTCTGTCCCGCATGCGGCGCTGACGCACGCATAAAAACATTCAGCGCATCGCCAAACAAAATATATGCAGAGAATCCCTTCGACTATACCATCAAAATACAAAACATCGATGTCTATCCCATTGAAGAGGTGAATCTGACCGTAGATATCGACAACAGGGCCGATGTGCTCGACATCAACTACACAAGCGACTGGAGCTGTTCATTTGACGGAACTTCTTCCCGTCTCTCCTGCTATTTCGATGCCGACGGCAACGAATCAGCCATGTTCAAACCATGGAAAACAAAAACCATAACACTCAAAATGCGCGCTCCCAATGAAGTCATCACCTCCTCACCTCTTCTAAGCAGCGAAGCTGATATCGCAACTTCGCCTGTGGACGATTTCCCCGAGGACAATAGGAAAACGAAAAACGTAAAAGTATATCCGGTGGACATTTCCATCGCCAAAACAGTGGACAACGACGAGCCCAATCAGAACGAACCCTATCTCTACACACTGAATATCAAAAACAACAGCGGCATGGCCAACCACATCAAAGTCGTGGACGAGATAGAGAGTACGCTGAACATCACATCCATCGCCAATGACGATGCCAACTGGACATGCAATACGATAGGCCATACCATCGAATGCCAGCGCGATTCGCTACCAGCCGTCTATGACGGCAATATCTACATCATGGTCACCCCGACTGTGGATAAACCGATACACAACGAAGCCAATGTCTCGACTACAACCGCAGAGACGAGATTGGGCAACAACCGAAGCAGCGTGGACGTCAATGTGCAGTCCTCCGTCGGGACAGGATGGGACAAATCGAAATTCAAAGATTTCACGCTGAGGAAAAACCGAACCTTCTACGGCGACCTTCTGGTTATCGGCAACAGCAACCTGGAGGGCAGCGGATCCAGTGGCGACAAGCTCGCCGATATCAATGCCACCTATGTTTCGGGCAACAAATCCAGTGCCAATCTCAACCTCGAATCCTATGAAAAAGTACAATTTGCACGACTTTACTGGACAGGACACTTGCATGGCGCAAAAGGAGATGCTTCGGACGAAGGAGAGGATGAAGGTTTCAAAACGATCACTTTCTACACACCGGATGGAAACACGCATACTCTCACGGCCGACGACAACGACACCTATTTTTACTACTACAAAGATGCGGGCGACACCTACCGGCGCATCTATTCGGCCTCGGTCGACGTCACGGATATACTCAACGACGTCAACCAAAGCCGCGGAACCTATGGCGGAACCTACGCGGTGGGAGGTATAAAGGCCAATACCGGAAAAGATATCTTCATCAGAACACCGGTACTCGACAGTAACGGAACCATCAAGCCGGACAATATCAAATTCGGCCATTTCGCCGGATGGAATCTCGTCGTCTTCTACGAGGTGGACCACCGTACACACAGGGAACAGGTTTACAAAAACATCAATATATTCGACGGATTTAGAAAACTGCTCCCGGCAAGCGTTGGTTACGAAAAACTTACCATACCTGTTAGCGGATTCATCACGCCCAAATTCGGCGACATCGACTCGAGACTTTCGCTGTTCGCAGCCGGCGGTGAGCGTAATGTCGAACTCGACAGTATCAGTATCGTCTCGAAAGAGAACAACGTTTCGTCGGAAGTCAAGATTTCCGATGCCCTCAACCCTGAAAACAATGTCCTAAACGGCACCATTTCCCGTGCGGGGTCCGATGTATCCGACAGAGTGCCAGACCAAGATTACAATATCGGCATCGACCTCGATCAATTCGATATCAGTTCGGATTTTTCCATCAACAAAATCTATTTCGGCCATCTGCAGCAAGATACCAACATCACGCTCTCCGTCGGCAGACAGAAAGATGGCTCCTACGAAATTTTCGATCAATCTTTCCCGACGGCCATCGGTATTTCGACCCAGATATACAACCCCGATTTCATCGACTCCTACAAAGAGTGTTTCGTCGAGGACAAACTGACAGGGGCATACAAATCCTGTTCGGACGTCAACATCTCAAGAGGCGGTGAAATCATTTACCGTATCACCATCGTCAACACAGGCGACGAAAAGGCGAGCAACGTCATTATCGAGGACCCGTTGCCCAAAGAGGTCGATTTCAACATCTCGACAGCCGATCTGAAAGTTGTCACAAATACCAAACCTCTCTGTGCCGGACTCGACACGAGTGCCGAAAGCATCAACGACTGTGCCCACCACCTCGAAACCCTCGGCGTCTTTGACCACAGGGTACTGACAGATGAGGGCAAAACCTACATCTCCAGCTATTTCGGAACCGATGTCAACGAAACGAACAACAGGCTATACGACGATGTATGGAACGCTTCGTTCAGCGATTACAACGTCACCACCGAAGGAAGCGGCGAAGAGGAACACACCAAACTGACGATCGACCTGAGCAACGAACTCAACCAAGGAGAGGGAGACGAATACGAAGGCTATTTCCCCGCCCTCAATGTCACGTGGATCGAATTCAAAGTCAAAGTCAACACGAGAGCGGTTTTGAACAAGACGTTCGAAAACATCGCCTACATCAATTTCACCAACCCCACCCTCGCCGCGTATGGCTATCCCGACGCGACACAGCGGCAGGAGAGCGCCTCGGTCGAATCGCCGCCGGTCGTCTTCCAGTGGACACAACTGCAAGGAGACATACGTGACCCGGGCAGAATAAGCATGGGCACCAAAATCGTCAACCATCCTTTCGACCTGAACATCAGCATCGACGATTCCAACAGCACTTTCGCGACATTCGCCGCCAACTACCCGGATGTCAACCTCACGGTCGCCGCCATCGCGCTGGTGGACAACAATCTGATTCCCCAGGGAGGCACCTGCGACTCCTACATGAGCATGGCCACGCTTGCCGGCTTCGACCGCGACCCGAGTACCACGACGCCCGACTTTGGCATCGTATCGAACGAGTATATCCCCATCGGAAGCGGCATGTACTGGGTCACCGACCGCAACATCACCTCCGCCATCGCCGCAAAAGATGTCGGCTTCTGTCTGCTTTTCAGAATGAGCTACAAGGACGGAACGGTGACCAAATACGCCGACGCGCCGGCATTCTACGGCCCCTTCGGCGATCACTTCGCCCTCAGGCCACAACGCATCGATTTCGATACGGGACTGCCCAAAAGCGGTGACTACTATGTCGTCAAAGCGGGGCAGACTTTCGCTTTGGACGCCAACGCCACCGACGGCATGACGGCACTTGGCACCCCGGGCTACACAACGGTACTTTCAGCGGGCGAACTCGAGGATGGCAACACCTCCCTCGCGACCATCTCGATTTTCGACGAGAAGGGGTGCATCGACTACAAACTCTCCGATCCGACCGGCGTCAAAGTCCATCTCTACGACTTCAATTTCACAAACGGAGACATGGCCGCCATACCCAACAACAAATTCGACGATGTCGGTATCGTCACGATACGGGTCAGGGATGTCAACTGGTCGGAGGTTGATGTGGCCAACGATGACTGCAACAGCTCCTCCGACGATGATCAGAACGGAAGTTTCGTCAGTTGCGCCGTCAAGGGCGAAGCGAAATTCATCTTCGTTCCCGACAAGATCGAGGTTCAGACTACCGTCAACAATCAGGGCAACGGTTTTACGTACATGGCCAACGATTTGGATGCAATGCATACGAATATCCATGCAAAACTGAGGTCTTTGAACCTGGAAGGCAACGTGACCGAAGCGTTCAAAAGCGGATGCTACGCCGATGACGTCAACCTCTCCATCGACGCCAATTTCACGTTCGCGAGCGCCGAAACCGTTCCCTACGTGCTCAATTGGAAGGTGGATGGCGAAACAACCATCAACACCCTCTCCATAGCGGCTGGCGGTGTGGCGAGCATCGACTATGTGGTGGGTGAATCGAACTTTAGCAACGGTGAAGCCGACATCGATTTCCTCGTCAATGTTGCGCGAACGAAAACCCATGCCTATTATCCGCTCGACATGGACACCCTAAACGGCCGGACCTCGATCGACAACTATCTGGGGCGCGTGGACGTGCCCGAAAGCACGTCGCCGCTCGATGCGGACAATATCGCCAGATTCTGGTACGCCCGCCTGCATGCGCCCGATTATCGAAGCAGCACGACGACAATCGAGACGCCCATCTACATCGAAGTCTTCTGCAACGACGACAAAGCCGACTGTTCGCAGTTTGGCATGGCCGGTCTGCCCGAAAGTTCCGACGACGTCTTCTGGTGGGTCAACACGAACCACAGCGGCGCCCACCTTGGAGTCCTCTTCGACATGAACGCCACCCAGAAAAATCAGCTCGACCCGCTGATCAAAATCAATGGCGGAACCAACGTGGCGAACGACATCAACGCTTCGTTCGCCCAGGGCGTCTATGTCCCGACGGTCACTTACACGGGATCGTCCAAGCTCTACAGAACGCAGATCAATACACGCCCCTCCGAGTGGTTGAAATACAATAGGTTCTACGCGGACGGACGGACGAAGTATCATGTCGAATTCAACCTGCCGGTCGATGAGTGGTCCGGCATCGGCCAGCGGGGTGAGACGGTCGAAACCAACGGCAGCCGCAAGAGCAACAGGAGACTCGAATGGTAAAAAGCAGAAGGGGCTTCTCCTTCATCGAACTGCTCGTCTCCATCGTTGTCATCGGCATCGTCTTCATGTCGGTGCCCCTGATTTTGATGGAGACGGAGCGAAGCAGTGCGTTCTCGACGCAGCAGGAAGGAATCATGGCGGGGGTGACCTCGCTTGTCAACATACTGGGATACCGCTGGGACGAAACGGATACCAACCAGACCCTCAACGGGGGATTCGCCAAAGTGTGCGATGTCACCCAGGGCGCCGCCGACCTCAACAGGACCTCCGGCACTTCCAACCGCCGCAAAGGCCATTTCAAAGGGGAGTACCGCAGAAAATTTTTCGATTACACCTACCTCAACGACCCGACTGTCAGCACTTTCGCCACACTTCCGGCTTCGCTTGGAGCAGACAGTGACGACGGCGGTTTGGCGGACGATATCGACGACTTCTCCAACAGCAGCACCACCTTGACGGGGGGAGGAATCCGCGACTACAAGTTCGACTATACGATCGGCACGAAGGTCTACTACGTCACGGACAATTTCGGCTACGACGTGAATACGACACTCAACGCGGACATCTCAAACACGAACATCAATCAGATGACCAACATCAAGATGATAGAGACGACCGTCACCAGCGATGAAGGCGTCATAAAACTCTACGCCTTCTCCTCCAATATCGGAGAGTACAAAATTTTGCACCGGACATTCGAATGAAAGCCATCAGACACGCCTTTACGATGATCGAACTGATCATGGTGATCCTCATATTCGGCATCATCGCGATGATAGGGGCCGATATTTTCGTCAAAATCTACGACAACTACATCATCGCCCGAACTATGAACACCCTACAGACCAAAACGGAACTGGCCCTAGAGCAGATCGCCAGGCGGCTGCAGTACCGCATCAAGGACAGTACGATCGCGCGAAAGGATTCCAACCTGAGCCAGTACAAGTTTCTGGGGGACGCGGACGAGAGTTACCATATCCTCGAGTGGATCGGGTATGCCGACGAAGCCCTGAAGGGGGAGTGGAACGGCACGATGAATGTACCGGGATGGAGCGGTTTCATCGATCTGGACGACAGCAACAAAACCCATGTCGCGACACCCGGGAGCCATCTGAGCTACGCCGACAACATCATCAAAACACTCTCCAACAACACTATCTCCCTTGCGACGGCGGCCAGCGCCCCAGCCATCGTCATGGACGGCCATGTGGGGGATTACAAGGTCTCATCCTACGGCTGGCATCCCCATGCCGACCACAACTACACGTTTCCGGTTACAAAACAGGACGAGACGACACTCAATTTCGTGGACGGCACCACATCCAAGGAGATTTACGAGCATTACAAAATGGCGTGGACCGCCTACGCGCTCGTACCGAGCTGCCCGTCAGGCGTGACGGATGACTGCAACCTGAGCCTCTACTACAATTACCAGCCCTGGTATGCCGAAAGGTTCGACCAGGACGCCAACAGCAGCCTGCTCATGGAGCATGTCTCGACATTCAAGTTTATCCAGATGGGAGATTCGATACGTTTGAAACTTTGCGTGGGGGAACACTTCTACGACAAAAACATCTCCTTCTGCAAAGAGAAGGTGGTATTCTGATGCGACGCGGTTTCACACTCCTTTCGGCGATATTTCTGATGGTGCTTGTGGCCACACTCATGGTGCTTGCGTACTCGCTTTCGGCGCAGACGAAGAAGCAGACGGGAGACATCTACATGCAGGAGCAGGCGCAGCTGCTCGCCAGGAGCGCGACCGAATTCGCTCTGCTGGCGGTATCGGGCCACGACAACACGGCCGACTGTATCGATCAAATCAATCTGCGCTACCCGCAGGGCTCTCCGGTCTACGATATCAACATGACACTCTACTATATCGGCAACGGCCTGCCCTGTTCGCATATTCTCGCCAACGGCATCGCCACGGCGGAATCGAACGGGACCATACTCATCGACACGTCCGTCTCCTATACCATCCCCGATTCGAACGAAAAGGTCAGATTTTTCAGACGGACGATCCAGAAGCCTTAAAGGTCTCGCTTAAGGGTCGGTTGGATATAATTGCGGGATTATTACCATCCTGTACGAAAAAGCCGATATAACGGTGAGGTAATCAACATCAAAAAGGAGTTTCACGATGAATATAAGCATCGTAGGTCGCCACTTCGAGCTGACCGACGCCATCAAACAGCACATCGAGAGTGCCATTGATGGATTGAAAAAATACAATCTCGACATCATCTCTACCCGCGTCGTCGTCGACGCGGACGAGAAAAACGGCAAAAAAGGGTACAGCGTCGAGTTTGTCATCAATATGTCGAACAAAAACACGGTGGTCATCCGCCAGAAAGACAAGGAT
This genomic interval from Hydrogenimonas urashimensis contains the following:
- a CDS encoding LamG-like jellyroll fold domain-containing protein, with the translated sequence MKTKSLLKQIFSLILGILFVQTWVYGGVSGKPDIEITSLTDSPDPVSAGGDITYTVNIKNSSADVSAFNVYVDFSSSSSLSLTKISGSGWSCSSNHCTYASPLPAGTSATTLKVKRTAPNSGGTINLTAHADSDTTDGDTSNNVKTVTTTVEAPKEPKLKITKTANTTDMNVNDSVTFTLKAQNTGDATATGTKITDTVPSIFDITSYSSGCSKSGQKVTCTIGNLNAGASKTFRIYAKAKEPGDATNTAKITADNASSKTSSVSLHVRGVKLQANTVSAYSVASGEKTTFKYRVKNNGDATAQNTYLYIDLDDAFTITSNGGCTTLSGKKLKCGPYTLNAGSYSPTITVEARAPEVSSSRSYKTVFSAQTTSAGNPSDISSSRWKTIYAVNLSISKNVSPTEVGPGDDATFTIRVTNKTGATVSGVKMEDTLPSGFSISSLSPSECSKSGRKVTCNFSSLSNNAHKDITVHVKAPTSLGTYTNTAETTSTHATRSWSDDATLRVSGAHLSVDKRVSPSYVAPGGEVVYTIEVTNDGFDTAHNVLVDDSSFPAGFSVTKIEPAGCTLSSCNLGDIAVNQTKTMKIWADAASSAGNYTNTAVAEDNQHNRGQDSATVHVQNVDIQAILQCTDYVAISGNYVCYAYIRERNAPAVTNAELTFSLPSDVNRASFRGSKIDNIDSRFTCSVSGRDVHCQMKSGEQISQGYTRVVRVLIKAFDAAVFDTTGFNKNGIVHSLDVSTTLSDGNSGNNHDEETTWVRGANPSITKTGDSATGPGHEMTYTIRVRNWPRDNVNNQTRPSTTATHIEITDPLPLEVEFVSASGSNWTCPASIPGNLLTCTYASSIAPNHSADDLHITVRVKDDISLGSNIVNSIFVTNDTPELKANPDLTVDNEDSWTTTVEGAHLSTSVSSSLDSVIETNKVVFDFTVRNDGYAPAGEVNATFDFDRPDLIDSLSLLSAPSYCRIVDKSVECNTSELADGDEITAEVEATTANVDSDQVVTARVQADANNTDPSSAEKSVTIVDFATYAEWRMDDCHIKWKQRTVKEENGRFPGTTEKKVGKVLKGKVCSAIRVNKNNSGNNKIKTSLDINDLGSGGTIMFWFKSFVKWEKADNQKLFDCSTTHGHKYYYLYLHKGRLKFAFEDSADDDFTYETSNKLTYGAWSWHHIALTFDQHSHQIKIYVDGSLIAGSLNKSWTTDIADVGPLYIGGNSSTYAKKKSANGAFDEFKVFDSVLDAATIQDIYQNEDSGKNFNGSERVCPACGADARIKTFSASPNKIYAENPFDYTIKIQNIDVYPIEEVNLTVDIDNRADVLDINYTSDWSCSFDGTSSRLSCYFDADGNESAMFKPWKTKTITLKMRAPNEVITSSPLLSSEADIATSPVDDFPEDNRKTKNVKVYPVDISIAKTVDNDEPNQNEPYLYTLNIKNNSGMANHIKVVDEIESTLNITSIANDDANWTCNTIGHTIECQRDSLPAVYDGNIYIMVTPTVDKPIHNEANVSTTTAETRLGNNRSSVDVNVQSSVGTGWDKSKFKDFTLRKNRTFYGDLLVIGNSNLEGSGSSGDKLADINATYVSGNKSSANLNLESYEKVQFARLYWTGHLHGAKGDASDEGEDEGFKTITFYTPDGNTHTLTADDNDTYFYYYKDAGDTYRRIYSASVDVTDILNDVNQSRGTYGGTYAVGGIKANTGKDIFIRTPVLDSNGTIKPDNIKFGHFAGWNLVVFYEVDHRTHREQVYKNINIFDGFRKLLPASVGYEKLTIPVSGFITPKFGDIDSRLSLFAAGGERNVELDSISIVSKENNVSSEVKISDALNPENNVLNGTISRAGSDVSDRVPDQDYNIGIDLDQFDISSDFSINKIYFGHLQQDTNITLSVGRQKDGSYEIFDQSFPTAIGISTQIYNPDFIDSYKECFVEDKLTGAYKSCSDVNISRGGEIIYRITIVNTGDEKASNVIIEDPLPKEVDFNISTADLKVVTNTKPLCAGLDTSAESINDCAHHLETLGVFDHRVLTDEGKTYISSYFGTDVNETNNRLYDDVWNASFSDYNVTTEGSGEEEHTKLTIDLSNELNQGEGDEYEGYFPALNVTWIEFKVKVNTRAVLNKTFENIAYINFTNPTLAAYGYPDATQRQESASVESPPVVFQWTQLQGDIRDPGRISMGTKIVNHPFDLNISIDDSNSTFATFAANYPDVNLTVAAIALVDNNLIPQGGTCDSYMSMATLAGFDRDPSTTTPDFGIVSNEYIPIGSGMYWVTDRNITSAIAAKDVGFCLLFRMSYKDGTVTKYADAPAFYGPFGDHFALRPQRIDFDTGLPKSGDYYVVKAGQTFALDANATDGMTALGTPGYTTVLSAGELEDGNTSLATISIFDEKGCIDYKLSDPTGVKVHLYDFNFTNGDMAAIPNNKFDDVGIVTIRVRDVNWSEVDVANDDCNSSSDDDQNGSFVSCAVKGEAKFIFVPDKIEVQTTVNNQGNGFTYMANDLDAMHTNIHAKLRSLNLEGNVTEAFKSGCYADDVNLSIDANFTFASAETVPYVLNWKVDGETTINTLSIAAGGVASIDYVVGESNFSNGEADIDFLVNVARTKTHAYYPLDMDTLNGRTSIDNYLGRVDVPESTSPLDADNIARFWYARLHAPDYRSSTTTIETPIYIEVFCNDDKADCSQFGMAGLPESSDDVFWWVNTNHSGAHLGVLFDMNATQKNQLDPLIKINGGTNVANDINASFAQGVYVPTVTYTGSSKLYRTQINTRPSEWLKYNRFYADGRTKYHVEFNLPVDEWSGIGQRGETVETNGSRKSNRRLEW
- a CDS encoding type II secretion system protein — translated: MVKSRRGFSFIELLVSIVVIGIVFMSVPLILMETERSSAFSTQQEGIMAGVTSLVNILGYRWDETDTNQTLNGGFAKVCDVTQGAADLNRTSGTSNRRKGHFKGEYRRKFFDYTYLNDPTVSTFATLPASLGADSDDGGLADDIDDFSNSSTTLTGGGIRDYKFDYTIGTKVYYVTDNFGYDVNTTLNADISNTNINQMTNIKMIETTVTSDEGVIKLYAFSSNIGEYKILHRTFE
- a CDS encoding pilus assembly FimT family protein → MKAIRHAFTMIELIMVILIFGIIAMIGADIFVKIYDNYIIARTMNTLQTKTELALEQIARRLQYRIKDSTIARKDSNLSQYKFLGDADESYHILEWIGYADEALKGEWNGTMNVPGWSGFIDLDDSNKTHVATPGSHLSYADNIIKTLSNNTISLATAASAPAIVMDGHVGDYKVSSYGWHPHADHNYTFPVTKQDETTLNFVDGTTSKEIYEHYKMAWTAYALVPSCPSGVTDDCNLSLYYNYQPWYAERFDQDANSSLLMEHVSTFKFIQMGDSIRLKLCVGEHFYDKNISFCKEKVVF
- a CDS encoding type IV pilus modification PilV family protein — translated: MRRGFTLLSAIFLMVLVATLMVLAYSLSAQTKKQTGDIYMQEQAQLLARSATEFALLAVSGHDNTADCIDQINLRYPQGSPVYDINMTLYYIGNGLPCSHILANGIATAESNGTILIDTSVSYTIPDSNEKVRFFRRTIQKP